In one Streptomyces sp. NBC_01288 genomic region, the following are encoded:
- a CDS encoding peptidoglycan-binding domain-containing protein, which yields MSTPPEPGSSPGGPVLEPARVLRRRRSDNLAALMREPRRDSSVFESVPVPRPIFGSEAETQELPPVPSELRPLPTTTGPFGPGLRRAAIVVGVSAAALVGFACALLLPGKGEASTAQPVSTPTPVASATVSATADPDGAGTLREGDSGSEVKELEQRLLLIPNVYENGSTSGQYDATLTAAVARFQVWYGIRGDENGVYGDDTRKDLESRTTLDNGQ from the coding sequence GTGTCTACACCGCCCGAACCGGGATCGTCGCCCGGCGGCCCGGTCCTGGAACCCGCCCGTGTCCTGCGCCGCCGCCGTTCGGACAATCTCGCGGCGCTGATGCGGGAGCCTCGCCGGGACTCCTCCGTCTTCGAGTCCGTGCCGGTGCCCAGGCCGATCTTCGGCTCCGAGGCCGAGACCCAGGAACTCCCGCCCGTACCAAGCGAGTTGCGCCCACTGCCGACCACCACCGGTCCCTTCGGGCCCGGTCTGCGCCGGGCCGCGATCGTGGTCGGCGTGAGCGCCGCCGCGCTGGTCGGCTTCGCCTGTGCCCTCCTGCTCCCCGGCAAGGGGGAGGCCAGCACGGCCCAGCCGGTCAGCACACCGACTCCGGTGGCGTCCGCCACCGTCAGCGCGACGGCCGACCCGGACGGCGCCGGCACCCTCCGCGAGGGCGACAGCGGTTCCGAGGTGAAGGAGCTGGAGCAGCGGCTCCTGCTCATCCCCAACGTCTACGAGAACGGCTCCACCAGCGGTCAGTACGACGCGACCCTCACGGCCGCGGTCGCCCGCTTCCAGGTCTGGTACGGCATCCGGGGCGACGAGAACGGCGTGTACGGCGACGACACCCGCAAGGACCTGGAGTCACGCACGACGCTCGACA